The Carassius gibelio isolate Cgi1373 ecotype wild population from Czech Republic chromosome A19, carGib1.2-hapl.c, whole genome shotgun sequence genome segment ccttttctcccttttttttcatcttgtttaGGTCAAAAGTATATAACAGCGACAGCCAACACAATCACAGCACAGGCCAATAATAACAACCAAAATCTTTAAGACTGGGAATTTTGTTACAAAAGGGAGTGAAGATCTGTTTCACGGGTGAATCtaacatgtccaggtcacatttcacggCAAAACCAAAAGAAAGAAATCGGAAATGTATCGCTTCAAGAAAATTAAAcctattttaattgtaaatttcaCATTGTGataatattgttttatacaatttaagaacaattaaccccccccccatgtatatatatatatatatatatacaaccttTATACtgatttcaattatatatatatatatatatatatatatatatatatatatatatatatatatatacaaccttTATACtgatttcaattatatatatatatatatatatatatatatatatatatatatatatatatatatatatatatatatatatatatatatatatatatattagatcccATGGTACCATGGTACTCCTacagtgtgtttttgtaagaaatggTACACCTTGGTACTTCACAGATCAGCGTGGTATTATCATATTAGTGTCCAAATCCAAGGCTTTACCATGGTACTTTTATAGTTAGTGCAGTGCTGTATCCCAATGGGATCTGACCtacctgaatatatatatatattttttttttatgtaacacaATTGAAGTATTGAAGTAATGAAAGCATTGAAGTAATgaaaaattacagaaaataatattaaaataaaacttacatttttatgacCTTTTGCTGGTAATGAGAATTTggataaaaaagtgttttatcacaatgtaaacattttaatgcaCTTAAAATAGGCAGAATttgagcaatttttcattttgaattgtttgtgaaatgtcactagaacatgtttttttttttgtataatttaccCTCAAACCTCCGAAAAGTGGGCTGTGCCTCAAAACTAAGAGAGAGTGTCTTACTTAGACAACACTTTTGGCCACCATAAACACATAATGATATAAAAATGATAGGCAGTTCACAGTTTTTGAGACTGTATTTACTCAGTGAAAATTCTAGATCATTTCATTGTGTTGGCTAAACTAAGTGTTCCCATTTCCCCCATTATAACAGCTGATGCTGCGCTTGCACAcaatctccctctctttctctctctgtcacacacacacacacacacacacatcaaaatatcataaaaaagcAGCAATGTAGTCTGTCCTGAAGTGTCTCTCAGGTCCTGGGACAGCAGGAATAACTAGAGAAGCGCTCCAGTAATCACACGTGTACGTTGGCGCACGTTCAGCACACTAGTGTGAAGGCCCTGTGTTCTTAAGAGGTCTGTATGTCCTAGGTTAAACCAGGCTCCTGGGTGTACCGTTCAACGCTGCAGATTTTAGTCGTGCCAGGCCGTTACCGCTGCTGCTGGGTGGGCTGGACTGCACCGCCACTCCTGTCCTCTGGGTGGAGCTGCTCACCTCGAATACCTCGTGAATGGCCTTTCGAAAGCAGTGGAAGTTGTAGTCTATCAAACCTGTGGAAGATAGACACATGAGCCATATTCAGAGTTATATAAGAGATGCTCTTATGTAAGAAACCCTGTGGTGCTTTTATCATTTTGTTGGTCCGAAATAACTATTCAAAAATGGTTCTATGTGACACTTTACCTCACTTTAAGTCAACAAAACATGCTGATATTCTGCAGCGAATGATCATGTCAAACGTCTGTACCTTTTCTCTCAAAGCTCTCTTCTCTCAGGATGCAGACCAGAGCCAGGAACTTGGTGACCTCCTTCAGGTAAAGCACTGTGGTGTTGTTCAACTTTATGATGGCCAGAGACTCTTTATCATAAGCGTTACCATTGCCGTCATCTTTTAGGCtaaaaaacattcaataaatggattaaaaaaaagctATAACACATAACAGATGAcacaatatattacatttatcttatatattgtCAGCATAAAAAAGATAAGAtcaaaatgatatatattttaaagtagtaTACACTACTGTGTTTGGGCTCAGTTTTAAAGAAATGCTCATGGAAAGGAGGgttttagagagactgaatcgtAGAACTGCTTTGAAAGAAATCGTTTGAGAATTGTTAGAAAATAAggttatattaaatgcatatttttacaaaacaaaagtgtttttgaCCTTGCTTGCATGTAAAGCTCTTGTAAGAGACTCACAAAACAATTTCAGGAACCTTAAACATGGGGcactttaatacttttattcagtaaggactcattaaactgataaaaattgataattgataagaataagaaatgttttttgagcagcaaattagcaaatgagaatgatttctgaagaatcataatgccaaaattgaaaatgtaatttcccctaaatatatatatttaaattgaaaatccATCCAATAAAGAAATCTAttcttggtgagtataagagacgtctttcaaaaacataaaaaaaaaaatatcatacatCTCCAGTATTTCTGAACGGTAGTGTATTATtgatagtggtcgaccgatatatcggccaatatttggcattttttaaatatcggcatctgctgataagtttttctgcttggccgaagTGTTagaggcgggacttttattttgaaggcgcTGAGAACAGCAGCACCTGagcgcacacagtgctcacattctccctcttgttcACTGTCATCATTAACAGTTCTATCTAATAcgaatagaagtctgtctaataatcaaatagaatggttaaaaaaagaaataatgtatacaaaaagtattgtaatgattgcttttatattattagtaatagaaaggcaaacattgtaatactttctcgtttgccatcagcattaagcaaatatatatatatatatatatatatatatatatatatatatatatatatatatatatatatatatatatatatttgcatcttCTATCGGTCTCCCCTCctttccaagatatcggtatcggctttcaaaaaaaaacaacaatatcgGCCGACCACTAATAATTGATAGAGCGCTGCATCACAGTTTCTCACCCGTAAATACATGAAACGTCGATGACAACATCGATCATGTCACAGCAGAGCTCGTACGACTGCATGTCCACTGGAGAGCTGTCTGTGGCGATGTAGATTTTACTGACCACATCGAACAGGAACGCTTTCTCAATCCCAGAATTCTGTAAGGGGTAAAATTATATTGACAAATATGCACGTGGTAAATTGTTATTTGACTCATATTTAGATAGATACTATAGATTTTGACAGAAAAATATTAGTACAGAAAAAATGGAATCTGGCTCAGGTTGAACTCTAGAATTGAAGAGAGACAATACAGATGAGGATACAGCTGTGTACGTACAGAAATGAATATGTTGAGGAGGTTTTCCAGAGTGGGCAGTTGAGGGATGAGCTTCTGGACCACCTTACTGAAGGCCTCAAATATGGAGTGATCATAGATGCTGGTGAGATAGAaactgaaaacaaataaagagaAATATTGCATATTAACATAATATATCAGTTCATTTAATCCAGAAATGGCAGAAAATTTCAAACTATTTGCCGGTAGCAATTTACAATAAGGATCCAtttgttaattatatttaatgcatgAACTAACGTTAACTAACAATAAGCAATacattgttacagtatttattaaaactgttcattgttagtccataaaataacattaataaatactggAATCAACATTAATTAAAGtgataaatgctttagaagttcTCGTTGTTAGTTTGATAACTAATGTAGTTCATTAATGTTAACATAGgcaacattattgtaaagtgcaccaattttcttaataataaaagtaaacattatattatattgtatattttaaaaacaatataaacacaGTGAATTTTCTTatatttaccttttattttaattttttccacTTTCAGTAATCTTAGCACGTCAATTGCCAAGGCAACATGTTCTCTTATAGATTTTTTAcaaatcaaatattaatattttatttcaccttTTTATTGTAATCtttctaatatttagatttttttctgctttctttcaattcatgaaaaaaacattttaatagttttagttttatttaactataaCAACATTGTTAACCTGTTGGAACTTGCTGGAATATCATTGTAACCCAGCTGAGAGCAGCACAGAATAATCCAACCAAACGCTCTCTATCTGTTATTAGACTGTATCATGGCAAATTGATCCGGCTTTAGGATCAGTATGACCAACCTGAGGTGAAGCTTTTCCAGACTGGCGTCAGCTAGATCATCATTAGCCCTCTGATGaatgtctctctgtgtctctatCTTATGATCATCTGATAAACCGTCCACCTTGTGTATAAACACCTCGAAATTGATCTCTGGGTTCACCCTGAATGCCCTTGACACTGTCAGATGTAGCCGGCCTAATGCTTCTACATAGTCAtcctatagagagagagagagagacatccaAACAAAACGGTAAGATAGCTGCAAAGTCTTTGCCAGGCACAGAGACAATTCCAAATGAAAGGAAGCATATTAAACACCAATCACTTTCAGGATCCTCATATTTCGCTGATGTCGGCTCACCTGAGCATCAATGACGAAAATCAACGCGCCGGTGCCCCTGAAAATCATCTCGTAATCGAATGTAGGGTCGAAAAAG includes the following:
- the LOC127935474 gene encoding ras-related GTP-binding protein C; amino-acid sequence: MSIEYEEQLAGSLVDSFPKDFGYGVDNMDMMQENLENSPSADNKPRILLMGLRRSGKSSIQKVVFHKMSPNETLFLESTNKICKDDISGSSFVNFHIWDFPGQVDFFDPTFDYEMIFRGTGALIFVIDAQDDYVEALGRLHLTVSRAFRVNPEINFEVFIHKVDGLSDDHKIETQRDIHQRANDDLADASLEKLHLSFYLTSIYDHSIFEAFSKVVQKLIPQLPTLENLLNIFISNSGIEKAFLFDVVSKIYIATDSSPVDMQSYELCCDMIDVVIDVSCIYGLKDDGNGNAYDKESLAIIKLNNTTVLYLKEVTKFLALVCILREESFERKGLIDYNFHCFRKAIHEVFEVSSSTQRTGVAVQSSPPSSSGNGLARLKSAALNGTPRSLV